A genomic stretch from Dissulfurispira thermophila includes:
- a CDS encoding cofactor-independent phosphoglycerate mutase — translation MKYVVLIGDGMADRPIDELGGLTPLKKASTPNMDKIAQKGIIGSVRTIPEGMHPGSDVANLSILGYNPAKYYTGRAPLEAASIGVMLNENDVAYRCNLVTLKFDKDRTHAVMDDYSSGHITTEEAKELIEAVRVGLGSDDIKFYPGVSYRHLMVWENGSVNIECVPPHDILEKEITDYLPIGERDEVLRGLMRKSVDILEGHPVNKERLKNGKKPANSIWLWGHGKRPNMPTYKERYGLKGALVSAVDLTKGLGIYAGFEILKVPGVTGWLDTNYVGKAEYALNALKDVDFVYIHVESPDEAGHSGNHKDKIRAIEDFDRLVVGTVMKGLKDRFEDYRILLMPDHATPIKVRTHTNEPVPFVIYDSRNERNNKGISYDESIVERKDIMVVNEGYRLMDYFIKGIEL, via the coding sequence ATGAAATATGTAGTTTTAATTGGCGATGGAATGGCAGATAGACCAATTGATGAACTCGGAGGATTGACACCTCTTAAAAAGGCATCTACTCCCAATATGGATAAAATTGCACAGAAGGGGATCATTGGCAGTGTGCGTACAATCCCTGAAGGTATGCATCCAGGCTCTGATGTTGCCAATCTCAGCATATTAGGCTATAACCCTGCAAAGTATTACACAGGAAGGGCACCTCTTGAGGCCGCGAGCATCGGGGTTATGTTAAATGAAAACGATGTGGCATACAGATGTAACCTCGTGACACTCAAATTCGACAAAGATAGGACGCATGCTGTGATGGACGATTATAGCAGCGGACATATAACAACTGAAGAGGCAAAAGAATTGATAGAAGCTGTTAGAGTAGGACTGGGAAGTGATGATATAAAATTTTATCCCGGAGTCAGTTATAGACATCTCATGGTTTGGGAAAATGGCAGTGTGAATATCGAATGTGTCCCTCCGCATGACATACTCGAAAAGGAGATTACAGATTATCTCCCTATTGGAGAAAGGGACGAGGTATTGAGAGGATTGATGAGGAAGTCCGTTGATATTTTAGAAGGACATCCTGTGAATAAAGAAAGATTGAAGAATGGCAAAAAACCTGCTAATAGTATCTGGCTTTGGGGACATGGCAAAAGGCCTAATATGCCTACATATAAAGAGAGATATGGTCTAAAAGGCGCTCTTGTGTCTGCTGTTGACCTTACGAAGGGTCTTGGCATATACGCAGGGTTTGAGATATTGAAGGTTCCTGGTGTAACCGGCTGGCTTGATACAAACTATGTTGGTAAGGCTGAATATGCCCTGAATGCCTTAAAAGATGTAGATTTTGTTTATATCCATGTAGAATCGCCTGATGAGGCAGGACATTCAGGGAATCATAAAGATAAGATAAGGGCAATAGAAGATTTTGACAGGCTTGTTGTTGGTACTGTAATGAAGGGACTCAAGGATAGATTTGAGGATTATCGTATCTTGCTTATGCCTGACCATGCTACGCCGATTAAGGTGAGAACTCATACTAATGAGCCAGTGCCTTTTGTGATATACGATAGCCGTAATGAGAGAAATAATAAAGGGATTTCATATGACGAGTCCATTGTAGAGAGAAAGGATATAATGGTTGTTAATGAAGGATATAGGCTTATGGATTACTTTATCAAGGGGATAGAATTATGA
- a CDS encoding DUF2283 domain-containing protein, with protein sequence MRIEYDPERDLLYISFVEAEVKAAETITITPGVHADFDRDKRLIGIEVIDASEIMGKKIEFKLPELLAV encoded by the coding sequence ATGAGAATAGAATATGACCCTGAAAGAGATCTTTTGTATATAAGCTTTGTCGAAGCCGAGGTAAAAGCAGCAGAAACTATTACTATTACTCCAGGGGTTCACGCTGATTTTGACAGAGATAAACGACTTATCGGCATAGAAGTAATAGACGCATCAGAAATTATGGGCAAAAAAATTGAATTTAAGTTACCTGAGCTTTTAGCGGTATAA
- a CDS encoding aspartate kinase: MLIVQKYGGTSVANVERIKAVAERVSKTVKQGNKVVVVVSAMAGETDKLINLAYQIASNPSEREMDLLLSSGERVTSALTAMAIEELGHKALALTGRQMGIFTDAVHTKAKIERISAERAKNALNEGYVVVVAGFQGITETEDVTTLGRGGSDLSAVAIAHALNADLCEIYTDVDGVYTADPRIVPDAKKLNKISYEEMLELASLGSKVLQTRSVEFAMKYGVPVVVRSSFNDNPGTLVTKEDEDMEKVVVSGIAHDVNQAKITVMGVPDKPGIAARLFKGIADANIVVDMIVQNISSAKEPDKPATDISFTVPKADSKKALKITEDIAKELGAKGVDMREDIAKISVVGVGMRTHSGVAAQMFDTLARHGINIMAISTSEIKVSCLIDAKYTELAVRVLHDVFELAKAA; encoded by the coding sequence ATGCTTATTGTTCAGAAATACGGTGGTACATCTGTTGCAAATGTTGAGAGGATAAAGGCTGTTGCAGAACGAGTTTCAAAGACAGTAAAACAGGGCAATAAGGTTGTTGTGGTGGTTTCTGCAATGGCAGGTGAGACTGATAAATTGATAAATCTTGCATATCAAATAGCATCTAATCCAAGTGAAAGGGAGATGGATCTGCTACTGTCCTCGGGTGAGAGAGTTACAAGTGCTCTGACAGCAATGGCAATCGAGGAATTAGGACATAAGGCATTAGCTCTCACAGGGAGGCAGATGGGCATATTTACTGATGCTGTTCATACAAAAGCAAAGATAGAAAGGATCAGTGCTGAAAGGGCAAAAAATGCACTCAATGAAGGATATGTTGTTGTAGTAGCTGGATTTCAGGGTATAACAGAGACAGAGGATGTCACAACACTCGGAAGGGGAGGCTCTGACCTTTCTGCTGTAGCTATAGCACATGCATTAAATGCTGATTTGTGCGAGATTTACACTGATGTTGATGGCGTGTACACAGCAGACCCAAGAATAGTCCCTGATGCAAAAAAGCTGAATAAAATATCCTATGAGGAAATGCTTGAACTTGCAAGTTTGGGTTCAAAGGTTCTTCAGACACGATCAGTAGAATTTGCTATGAAATATGGTGTGCCTGTGGTTGTAAGGTCGAGCTTTAATGATAACCCAGGAACTCTTGTTACTAAGGAGGACGAGGACATGGAAAAGGTAGTAGTTTCTGGTATTGCCCATGATGTGAATCAGGCAAAGATTACTGTTATGGGGGTACCTGACAAGCCAGGTATAGCAGCAAGGCTTTTTAAAGGCATAGCGGATGCAAACATAGTCGTTGATATGATTGTCCAGAACATAAGCAGTGCCAAAGAGCCTGATAAACCAGCTACGGATATATCATTCACTGTTCCTAAGGCAGACAGTAAGAAGGCATTGAAGATTACAGAAGATATAGCAAAGGAATTGGGGGCAAAAGGTGTTGACATGAGAGAAGATATTGCAAAAATATCTGTTGTTGGTGTTGGCATGAGAACACACTCAGGGGTTGCAGCACAGATGTTTGATACGCTTGCAAGGCATGGGATAAATATTATGGCTATAAGCACATCTGAGATTAAAGTTTCGTGCCTGATAGATGCGAAATATACAGAGCTTGCAGTGAGGGTGCTGCATGATGTCTTTGAACTTGCAAAGGCTGCATAA